The Vidua chalybeata isolate OUT-0048 chromosome 22, bVidCha1 merged haplotype, whole genome shotgun sequence genome contains the following window.
tgGTGCCTAGTTACCTTAATGTTTAATCAGTTCAACTTACTGACTATGCAAGGTCTTTAACACCCATGTGCTGTGCCATTCACAGCTGGACAAGATTCTAAGAAGTCACGGCAAcatgtttctgcattttgtcGTGCACCTCCAGCCAACACAacttggatttaattttttgaagGAATTTATGCTGTTCTTCTGGATATAGCATTCTGTGTGTGAAAAAGGCATGCATGTGTTCTGGCCTGTCTGCAGAACAAACAACTACTCAGATTTTTACTGATGCCTGAAGGCTTAAGgagtttattttgaaaaacatgacAACAACCAGCATTCTGGATACAAGAACAGATGAATTCTGGTGCGCAGCAAGCTGTTTCTCAAAATTCAAGTTGTATCAATATGTTAAAATCCACTAATCAAAAGAATATGGAAATGATCATGCAGTtgttttctgctgaattttccaaaataatgttttagaTTGAATAGTCACTTAATCTTTATTCCATTCTTTAAAATGccaaagtacatttttttttcaataaaaaaattaaccagAAGTTGTTTTATAGAATAGTAGCAGCTTTTGCATGGGATTGCTGCAGACTTTAATCTCAGCCAGTTCCAAAGGGTTAACTAGTGAGTTTTTGTTATTACTGCAGACTTTAATCTCAGCCAGTTCCAAAGGGTTAACTAGTGAGTTTTTGTTATTACTGTGATTCCAGCATGAAGCTGTGTGGCATTGTCAGTGTAATGTGCCATTTTGTCTTTCCCCTTCAGCCACAGCCTAGCCAAGTGCTGCCCTTGTCTGTCCCCTAAGAATACTTTTCAGGTGGTCTCTGAGGGAGCTTCTCCATTGTTTTCCAGGAGACTTGAGATTTGGACAGGTTTCTGTGGTACTTTTCAGCAGAGCACTCGTGGGGTAAGGTCTAGGTGTGTTACTGGGCTGCAGTTAGTTGTTGGCTACAGATCTCAAAGGAGTAACAGTAATTTCAGCTCATTCCAATTATTCTTTTCCCTTATTAACCCAAGAATTTTGGGGAGACAGATGTCtacattctgtatttctgtaagaGATTGAAGCAGTGTTTGAGCTCAGGTGTGAATGTCCTTCTTACTTTATGATGAATAACTGTGAACATGTTTGGTGCTGCAGTTAAAGGTTATTAAAGACAATGACATCTTGTACAGTTGAGCAATATTTAATTATAGAGTTCAGCTCCAAGTGTATGGAAAGACTGTGTTAAACATCTTCCCTCCCAGCTTCTGAGTAGGCTTATTCCATCCCACCAGAAATAACTCAGTGGTTTAATGGTCCCATTAGTAGTTTGGTTAACAACAAAAGTCTGAGCACAGCTAACTGTCGGTTGTTCAGAGGTGTCTTGGTTTTATCAATAAAAGGAAGTATGGGCAAATAAAGGTTACTTCTCTTTTACACTGTTACTCTGTGGTTATCTGAACTCCTCCAGAATTAGTGGGAGTACTGATGACCTGGACATTAGCAGTAGCATGAGTTCTCCTGTGCTTGTTGCACTGTTATAAAGGCTGAGCTATAAATGCTATAAAGGCTGTGAAGGCTGAGCTGTCCTGTAGCAGAAgtggagaggagagaaaaaggaacCCTATTGAAAGTTGCAAGGCAAATTGGTGAATTCCTCTTTTGATCTTCATCACTGCAGAAAAGTTCCTACTTTCCATCTgtttatttcattcattttcctttgcatcTTTCTTTTACAATTCTTCTAAAGCACATACACATATATTAAGGTCTGCCCTTCATTTATTCTTTTGTCATTGTTTCCATTTCACTTTCCCTGTGTTTCATTCCTGTATCTTTCTTGTTTAGACCAAGTGGAGGATCCAGCTGGCCGTAGCAGCCATGTAGGACCCTTCAGGAACCTGATGGTAAGTGCACGTGTGTACTTATACTCAGGCTTCCACCAGGTTCTGTATTCAGAGGCATTTCTCCCCTCCTGCAGGCTTCAGTTCGTTCCTGACCTCTGAAACAAAAACCTAAGGCAGGCCTTGGACTACTCATTGATACCCTTTATATCAGTAGTAGGTTGTGTTTTTATTGGAAAtctgcaggaagaaaattatgCAAATCTTCCAGGGTTATATggatttttaaagcactttgaGAACTCATGTGAGAAAGTCTATTAACAGTTGTTAAATGTCTTCAAAAATTTCTGAACTCCAAATATATGAAAGCTGGGAGAGCATATTAGTGAAGTATCACCTATTACTGTGTTCTTAAATTCTCTTCCTGGGCATGTGCTGTTGAATGGTTAGGACCATGAAATTGTGCATCTGGGACAGTCATTTTCATGTTTGAGTACAGTGAATTCTTTGAAGCTTTTCAAAGAAAGCTGTGACCTAGAATATTAACTAACTAAAGCTGGTAAAGGAGATCATCTACAATGGTTTGGTGTCTCTCATTGATATGTGTCAGAAATTGATCTGACACATCTGAAATGTTGTCTGTGCACAAGAAGTTTGTTCACTGGTCAGAGAAAGGGCAGGTCAGGTGCTGGGTGAATTCTCTCTTCAAATGCATCGGTGCTCAAAGGCCAAGAACTTGAAACATCTCCAGCTGTATCATGGAGCAGGTTACATCATGAGCAAGTTGCATCTCTTTTTAGGACTGGCAGAACTTGCAAATTATCTGCTTTCCATCAGTAGCATAAGGTATGTGACATAATTGCCTTGATTTTGTGTGAAAATCCTGCTATTGATTTCTCAGATTATAATTGGATTTGAGGTACTATACATTTTATATTCTCTCTGGATGACACTTTGAAACATACCCGTGTGCTTTAGCATTTGGGATTTGTGTGGATGCCTTTTCATACTTCAGTTCACCCTTGAAAAGAGCACAGTATtgttagaaaaaataattaatttggtCTTGGTTTGAAGACTTTGACAGTAACCTGTTGTTATGCTGAAATTCAGGGCTACTGTAGAGTTAGATGCAGAATTGCCCTGTGACTTCATCTGCAGTACATTGGACACTGCACTGTGGGGGGAAAAGTGTCTCTGAGCACGTGCCAGGTTTGGCAGGTGAGGGGGGCCTGTGCACCAACCTTTTCATTCTTGTTCCTAGTCTCACCTGTCGAGAGAGATTAATCaagagttttgttgtttttaggTCAAGATACTGATAGTGGTCTTCAGATGATAAGTGGTCTGCAAAAAGGTTGAGAGTTCTTAGGGTTCTAGGAATTAGGTATGATTTGTTGTGTCACCCATAAGGTGTATTGTGATGTATGTTTGGTTCCTAGGAGTGTGTTGAAATCTTACATTTCCACTTCTTCCCTAGAATTGGAGCTGTTGGATTGTGTTATTGTACATTCCCAGAGAATTTCAAGTGACTTGGGAGATACTTCTGGAAACTTTGATATCCTTCATACTCAGATCTTGGTAGTGTTGGTTGTAATTATGAACATTAGAGGTGgtgataataaaaaaatggtGTTCAAATTGGACTTTCAGTAGCTTGTCATGTAAAGAAAGATGTGCTTTAACTTCTTAATGCCTATGTGAACACCCAAATATGTGCTAAATCTTCTGATAGTTGCAGGTGTTTGgtataaaagcaaaatttaatgTTGCATTGTTCAAACAACCCAGTATCGGTCCTTTATGGCAGGTAAGACATGGGCATCATAACAATAATTGAGGATATTCAGAGAAAATTGCTAGTTCTCTTTAGGAATGATGTGTGTGTCTTTCCCAAAGGTGACAAAAAATTCAGTCTGAGTGACTATTGTCAGGTTATAAGACTAAAATCTGTTAATTAGATAAGAAATTCAAAAAGGTTTATTACATGCATAAATCTGAAAGACATTGGAATTTGGGGATGGCCTATGAAATCTGAGCTCCTTGGGAGGAAATAGAGatagttatttatttttttcaaatcaaaacaagTGTTTCCTTTTAAAGCTGAGTCTGTCTGAGCTGTTCTTTTGGGGCGGGTATGTGTACTTGGAACTTCTTGGAACAGaggagcattttttttaaaggcatttcaGTTTCTTGGCTCaggatgtgaaaaatattttcaaggggTAAAAAGGAGGAGTTTGTTGACAGGATTGTGACGTGGAAAAATGTGATTCTAACTAGGAAGTGGATTTAGGGCTGTGATGGACATTTCTGATCAGAGGGAATGGGCAGTGTGTTATAAAGTAGTGTTTTGTGTGTTAGAAGGGGCAAAGGAGGAGTTTGGATTGCTGCTTCTGGACAGTTCTTCCCAAGAGTTGTGTGTAGAACCGTGCAGTTTCACTGGTGTTTTCTGTATTCTGTGTGAGAGTACAGTCTGCATTGAAGTGAATGAAAATCCATAAACTTTCATTTGTTACTACACACCCCATATCATAATTTCTGTATGTTATAGGCCTGAATCTATAAGATTAATGGCAAAAATTAGCAGTACTTTGTGATGCAgtggaaaatgaagttttcagTGTGTTTACATCTTACAGTACTGGTCAGCTCTTTGCATATAATGCCCTTTTGTGCTCGTCATCCTCTGCAACTAATACATGCTGCTTCATTTTGCTAACAGAAAGTGACAACTTGAAAGTGGTGTTTGTGTCAAACACCACTTCATCATTTTCTGTTACCCAGTTCCATCTCATTTGGTTATACTGCCTTTGCCCTGTTGGTCAAGCTCATGCTGCTTTCAATCTTCTCATGATGTTATTACTTCATTGTTTTTATCATAACTCTCCTCATCATTCAGAATGTTTCCACAACTAGAATAAACCTCTATGGGTTTCTGTTTTGTACTGTCTTCCAGTTAGCATTAGGATTAATAGTATATGAAgagattttctattttccatatACTTCTGTGAGATACAGGAATTTAGTGGCCATATTAAGGCATTGGGTAACTGCATGATGTGAGCTGCTTAACCCTGGACAGGTAGTTTGTTCTTGCTTTGAAAGTGAGGAAAGTGTTTCAGTGTCTGAATTTTTTTACCTGAATGCTGTCTGTTCTCCTAATCAGTCATTTGTATTCCTCAGGAAAGCAGGGACTCTACAGGAGTTTGTTACACTCCAGAGCTGAGGGTTTAAATCTGCCACTCATATATGACAAATAAAAATCGTTAAGCAGGaataataaatgcttttttcccaCTAGGAAAGAAGAAGACTCAGGAAGGTAAAAACAAGGGAAAGAaggcagcagaaacaaaacagaaaaagactGATTTGGATTCTACTTCTGCAGATATGAGGGATTCTAAAGAAGGTGAGTTCTCAAGTGTCTtactttttccttctatttatCTTTTTGAATCAAAGGATGCTTGTCATGTTTAGTACATTAGCAGGTTATCTTGCTGTAGCAAAGTGAACATGTTTGTATCGTTTACCCCAATTGTTTTACTAGTTAGGAACTTGGCTATTAGAAGCTATGGCTTGTCATTAAATGAACTTGGCTATGTCATTAAATGTACAACTCTGACCCCAGGAAAAACTAATGTGCTGCAAAATGTAGACACAAACCCAAACTCCTTAGAAGATAATAGCAGAGCAAAATCCTTATTCTAGTGTATTTGGAGCTTAGTTTCATGGTCATTATTTATTGCTAATTAACAAAGTCCACACCAAGGGGGAAAATACACAGTATTAATTCTTCTGACTCATAACTcttccattccttccctctgTTGTCCCTTCTGCTTGCACAATACTTGCACCACTGTTCAGGTGTCTTATGGCCCAGCTAAGGAATGGAGAAGGATTTTTTGCTCTATTATGTACCCACTTAGGCAACATTGTGGGGATTGGCAGCAAAGGAGTTTTCATTGCAGAATCACTGAAcattttgggttggaaaggaccttaaagcttaTCTTCTTCCAATCCcctgcatgggcagggacacctttcactagacaAGGTTGTTcagaaccccatccaacctggccttatTTTCTTCAGCAATGGATATACCTGAGAACAGATAGGTAGGActtgcatgcaggaaaacatCCATCCACATGAGTAAATAAATGAGAATTGGTGATATTGTCTTGGGTCAGGAACGTTGGATATGTTGTGCTAGAGGAAGAAAGGTGTGGCATATCCTGAAGTGTTTGGTAAAAATATctcatgcttttctttattgCACTCTTGTGTTCCAGCTCATAAAGAGGAGGATGAAACgccttctgtttctgctgtgctgtctcTGGAACAAACAGCTGTGATTCAGGAAATGGTAAATCAAGATGTACTTCCAAAGCTGATGATCCCCAGTCCAACCAACGAAACACAAGTGGTAACTGAAGACAAACAAGGAGAAGCAATAAACTGTGCATCAGATGATTTAGATGAtgatgaagaggaggatgaagaagaggaagatgaagaggagATAGAAGATACCAATATGCCTAGAGAAAATGCTGGAATGCCTTTGATATGTGAGGAAAAGTTGGACTCCATGGAAGAACAAAAGAGTACATCAGAGGAATCTCCAGAAAGCTCTCCAAAGAAAAAACTCGTGGTGAAAATTCCAAAAGCAGAGGGGGAATCCAACGGTGATGTTCAGGAAACATTCATGTTTCCTTGCCAGCATTGTGAGAGGAAGTTTACAACAAAGCAAGGACTTGAGCGCCACATGCACATCCATATATCCACCCTGAACCACGCGTTCAAGTGTCGATACTGCGGGAAAGCCTTCGGCACTCAGATCAACAGGCGGAGGCACGAGCGACGCCACGAGGCCGGGCCGAAAAGGAAACCGTTCCTGACACTGACCTCGTCACAACACCTGGATAATGTTGCTGATAACCAAGTCATTGTGGATGATGGTCTTAAAGATGACCTGAATGTTTCCAGTCTCGTGCAAGACTCTGTTGTCTTGGATTCTGAGAAAGTTTCCCAGGAAATGTCAAACTCCACGTTTGCTGAGGAAAATAAGGAGCCCAAAGAATTGCATCCATGCAAATACTGCAAAAAGGTTTTTGGTACTCACACCAACATGCGGAGGCATCAGCGTAGGGTTCACGAGCGTCATCTTATTCCCAAAGGTGTCAGAAGAAAAGGGTTCTTTACTGAAGAGCCACCTCTCCCGacagagccagccccagcagtcCAGAGTGTGTACATAGCGAGCACAGAAATAGAAGAGGAAGGTGAAGGAGATGATGTCTACCTTATGGATATATCCAGCAATATCTCTGAGAATTTAAATTACTACATTGATGGTAAAATTCAGTCCAACAGCAGCACTAGCAATTGTGACGTGATTCAGATGGAGTCCAACTCTGCAGACTTGTATGGATTGAATTGTATAATCAGTCCGGTCACAGTGGAAATTTCCACAAATTTAAAGGTTACACAGACACATGTGAATGAACCTCCTAAGGAACCCGCtagcagtgggagcagtgaaTCCAAAAAGAGAAGAACTGCCAGCCCTCCTCTTgtaccaaaaataaaaactgaaatagaCCCAGAACCTATAACTCCTACTAGTTCTTTAAATCTTCCTCTTAGCATTTCAACAGAAAGCTTAccttttcataaagaaaaagggGTTTATTTGTCGTCAAAATTAAAGCAGCTTCTTCAGACACAGGACAATAAGAAGATAACTCCATCAAGTGAAATCCCTAAAATAGGACCTTCTGTTACATCAACGTCTGTTTTGCCTCCAGTATCCAGCAGGTTTAAAAGAAGGACCAGCTCTCCTCCCAGTTCTCCACAGCACAGTCCAGTGCTTCGAGACTTTGTCAAATCAGGCGAGGGAAAAACTGTGTGGAATGATAATGTTCGGAGTTCAAAAATGCCAAAGTTAGAAAGCCACAGCAACTCACCTGCTTGGAGCTTGACTGGAAGAGAGGACAAAGAGACTTTGAGCCCTCTTTGCTTTGAAGAATATAAAATATCGAAAGACTGGACAGCAGCTCCGACTTTTGGCAATGTGTGCAACCAGCAGCCATTGGATTTATCCAGTGGTATGAAACAAAGGTCTGATGTCAAAAGCAAGACTCAGGTTCCCTGGGAATCTGTTTTAGATCTAAGTGTGCATAAGAAGCCTTGCAGTGATGCTGAAATTAGGGAATACAAAGAAAATTCCACACATGCAACATGTAGCGGCGTTAAGAAGAAGAAACCCACCACTTGCATGTTGCAGAAGGTTCTGCTGAACGAGTACAATGGGACGGAAGCAGCCCCAGACAGCGCGCTGGGCACGGACAGCGCCGCCAGCCCCAGCAAGGCCCTGGAGCCTGAGGCAGAGCCCGACGTGGATCCCGCGCTCTCGGCGTCGTCTTCCACTGACACTCAGCCCCTGAGCTCCGCCGCTTCCCCCGTGCCACAGGCGTCTGCTGCACCTGCCGTGTGCCAGCTGCCTCCGTTGTTAACGCCCACCAACCCCCCGTCCCCGCCGCCCTGCCTGCCCGTGCTAACAGTGGCCACCTCACCTCCCCCACTGCTCCCAACGATGCCCTTACCGATCCCAGATGTCTCTGCCAGTGCCACTAACACTTCCTCCTGTCCCTCGCCACTCTCCAACACTACTACCCAGTCCCCACTACCAGTTCTTTCACCTACAGtttctccttctccatcccctGTCCCTTCTGTTGAACCtcttatttctgctgcttcacCTGGCCCCCCTACACTgtcttcctcatcttcctcctcctcttcctcctctttctcatcctcttcctcctcatcgTCTCCATCTCCACCTCCTCTTTCTGTAGTTTCTTCTGTTGTTTCCTCTGCTGATAACCTTGAAAGTTCTCTCCCAATAATAAAACAGGAAGAAGCTGAAAGCGAGCAGCAGAAAGCGAGAGAAGATCCTCATACTTCAAGTGAATCAGGAGTAGTGCAGGAAACGTTCAACAAGAGCTTTGTGTGCAATGTCTGCGAatcaccttttctttccattaaagACCTAACAAAGCATTTATCCATTCATGCTGAAGAATGGCCCTTCAAATGTGAATTCTGTGTACAGCTTTTTAGGGATAAAACAGACTTGTCAGAACATCGCTTTCTGCTTCATGGAGTAGGGAATATCTTCGTTTGTTCAGTGTGTAAAaaggaatttgcttttttatgcAATTTGCAACAGCATCAACGGGATCTCCATCCAGACAAAGAGTGCACACATCATGAGTTTGAAAGTGGGACTTTGAGACCCCAGAATTTTACTGACCCTAGTAAGGCGAACGCAGAGCACATGCAGAACCTGCCAGAAGATTCTTTGGAACCTtcaaaagaggaggaagatgaagatCTAAATGATTCTTCTGAAGAGCTTTATACTACTATAAAAATAATGGCTTCTGGAGTGAAATCTAAAGATCCAGATGTTCGTATGGGCCTCAATCAACACTACCCAAGCTTTAAACCACCTCCTTTCCAGTATCACCATCGTAATCCTATGGGTATTGGAGTTACTGCAACAAACTTCACAACCCATAATATCCCACAGACTTTTACTACTGCCATTCGATGCACAAAATGTGGAAAAAGTGTTGATAACATGCCTGAGTTACACAAACACATACTGGCTTGTGCATCTGCTAGTGATAAAAAGAGATACACacctaaaaaaaatccagtacCCCTCAAACAGACAGTGCAGCCTAAGAATGGCATGGTGGTTATTGCAGGGCCTGGGAAGAACGCCTTCAGACGAATGGGTCAGCCTAAAAGACTCAATTTCAATGTTGAGATTAGCAAAATGTCCTCcaataaactaaaaataagtgcattgaaaaagaaaaaccagctTGTACAGAAAGCTAtcctgcaaaaaaagaaatctgcccagcagaaggcagaactgaaaaataaccCATCTGAGACGGACTCTCACATCTGCCCCTACTGCAACAGAGAGTTCACTTACATTGGGAGTTTGAACAAACACGCATCATACAGCTGCCCCAAAAAACCCATCTCTCCCTCCTCCAAAAAGAATTCTTCCAAAAAAAGTGCAGCTTCTTCACCTGCAAACAGTGACAAAGGCAGCAACCAGCGCAGGCGAACAGCAGATGCAGAAATCAAAATGCAGAGCACTCAGCCTCATCTGGGCAAGACGAGAGCACGAACCTCAGggcctgcacagctccagctcccctcTGCCTCCTTCAAGTCCAAACAAAACGTTAAATTTGTACCTTCCATGCGATCTAAAAAGCCAAATTCATCTTCATCGTTGAGGAACTCTAGTCCTGTAAGAGTGTCTAAAATGTCCCATGTTGATGGGAAAAAAACTAAGGTGGTTTCTAAGAACAATTCCTCTGGAATCTCCAGCAAAGCGTCGCGGAAATTGCACGTCAGAATACAAAGGAATAATAAAGCTGTTTTGCCAAGTAAATCTGCTGTGGCGAGTAAGAAAAAGGCAGACAGGTTCAGTGTAAAATCTAGAGAGAGGATTGGAGGACCAATCACACGGAGTTTGCAGCAGGCAGCaaatgcagaagcagcagaaagcaaaagagaTGAAAGCAGTACAAAGCAAGAACTGAAAGATTTCAGGTAAGCATTTAATTTGAAGTTGAAACAACCCAGGAACAGGTTGcttgctgttttgcttgctggtctttttttttttttttcctttttttttcttttttttgtccttttttttttttttttttgagtttctcatgcttaaataaaaaaaaaagttgcatttcCTAAAACATGGATGAGCAGCTTACTGATGCTGAGGTATGATGTACATACTTGATGCATTTTGTCATGTCATGAAATTATACACGGTTTGTATAGAGAATGTCTTTGATTATAAACTGAATTgaaaactctggaaaaaaatgtcaatACCTGAGTGCGAATAAAGTTAATGTCATTAAACTCAATGTTATTGAAGACACTGACCTTGTATTTGGTATCTGACATCTAAGGTAGCCCAGGATCATTCTAGATTTATTTATGATGGTTCACGAAGTTAAAAAACATGACTGCATTCTTTACTCACTAAAATAACTTGTTTTGGTTTGTAATAAAAAGCATTctctgcatatatatatatatatgaaagaaacaaaccatGACCAAATACTTCAAAAATGTATGTGCATACGGACTGAGATCATAAAGTACTTAATATAAGGGAAATAGACATGTAAGAAAAGTTACATGAACATGTAAATTTGTTAGAAGTATCATGCTTTTTATGTTTCACTATAAAACTTTATAATTAAAGttctatttctttttgaaaagaagcattttaatCACAAAAAAGGGTAATccttcaataaataaataaaaatcttaatcTATGTGCCTGAGTCCCGATTTACGTCTTCATGTAGTCTCTCAAATCAATAGTGTATTTTGCACAGTGTTTATAATCTTTGGTACCTTGCTCCTGCCCTGTTTTTCTTGGAAACAAGCTCTGATTTGCTGAGGAAAATTTCACAAAGCTCACTGGTAATTAAGAATTCTTTTGGGGTTGGTAATTGCAGCGCCTGGCTGTGATTAACACCAGATTTAGGGCCAAGGGTAGGGTTTTTTAATCGAAGTCATTACtagaggaggagggggagctgGCAGCCTCTGTCAGAACAAGTAGAGCAGGATCTGTTCATTGTCAAAATCCAAACTGTTCACAGCTTGTGTGTCTTACAGTGAAGATCTCTGAGGTGCAAATAGTgaggaaatactttttaaagtaaaagtgTTCAATATAGCAGAATTATTCCCAAGTGCTGGAGGGGAATTTGACTTAAAATAATCCATACCCAAATTAGGATAtgttgaaggagaaaaatgttattgGAATTTGGAGACTAATGGTGTAAAAATGCCTTTTAGGAACAAGAAATGTCTACCAGGCCTGTTCCCTTGGGACATAAACATCTTCATGTTAATTCTCATCAGCTGCTCTCTTAGTTATGTGTGAAACTATATTTAAATGATGCCAGAACAGATCAGtagaaaaagaagccaaaacaCCACATCTTTCCATCTAAATGAATCATTTGACCTTAGGCAAAATAACCAAGTACTTGGAAATGGGTGCATATGGGAATTGTTGAGTAGTATTTGGGGAAATAACAATTGACCTGGGGCAAGGTTTCCTTGGCTGGCTCAAATACCGTTGGCTGCTCGTTATCGGTTTAACGAATGGTTACAGCAGGGAATTCTTTTT
Protein-coding sequences here:
- the PRDM2 gene encoding PR domain zinc finger protein 2 isoform X1, whose translation is MNQNTTDSPVAVETLDDVPEHVLRGLPEDVRLFPSAVDKTRLGVWATKSILKGKKFGPFVGDKKKRSQVKSNVYMWEVYYPNLGWMCVDATDPEKGNWLRYINWARSGKEQNLFPLEINRTIYYKSLKPIAAGEELLVWYNGEDDPAIAAAIEEERASARSRRHSPKARRGKKKTQEGKNKGKKAAETKQKKTDLDSTSADMRDSKEAHKEEDETPSVSAVLSLEQTAVIQEMVNQDVLPKLMIPSPTNETQVVTEDKQGEAINCASDDLDDDEEEDEEEEDEEEIEDTNMPRENAGMPLICEEKLDSMEEQKSTSEESPESSPKKKLVVKIPKAEGESNGDVQETFMFPCQHCERKFTTKQGLERHMHIHISTLNHAFKCRYCGKAFGTQINRRRHERRHEAGPKRKPFLTLTSSQHLDNVADNQVIVDDGLKDDLNVSSLVQDSVVLDSEKVSQEMSNSTFAEENKEPKELHPCKYCKKVFGTHTNMRRHQRRVHERHLIPKGVRRKGFFTEEPPLPTEPAPAVQSVYIASTEIEEEGEGDDVYLMDISSNISENLNYYIDGKIQSNSSTSNCDVIQMESNSADLYGLNCIISPVTVEISTNLKVTQTHVNEPPKEPASSGSSESKKRRTASPPLVPKIKTEIDPEPITPTSSLNLPLSISTESLPFHKEKGVYLSSKLKQLLQTQDNKKITPSSEIPKIGPSVTSTSVLPPVSSRFKRRTSSPPSSPQHSPVLRDFVKSGEGKTVWNDNVRSSKMPKLESHSNSPAWSLTGREDKETLSPLCFEEYKISKDWTAAPTFGNVCNQQPLDLSSGMKQRSDVKSKTQVPWESVLDLSVHKKPCSDAEIREYKENSTHATCSGVKKKKPTTCMLQKVLLNEYNGTEAAPDSALGTDSAASPSKALEPEAEPDVDPALSASSSTDTQPLSSAASPVPQASAAPAVCQLPPLLTPTNPPSPPPCLPVLTVATSPPPLLPTMPLPIPDVSASATNTSSCPSPLSNTTTQSPLPVLSPTVSPSPSPVPSVEPLISAASPGPPTLSSSSSSSSSSSFSSSSSSSSPSPPPLSVVSSVVSSADNLESSLPIIKQEEAESEQQKAREDPHTSSESGVVQETFNKSFVCNVCESPFLSIKDLTKHLSIHAEEWPFKCEFCVQLFRDKTDLSEHRFLLHGVGNIFVCSVCKKEFAFLCNLQQHQRDLHPDKECTHHEFESGTLRPQNFTDPSKANAEHMQNLPEDSLEPSKEEEDEDLNDSSEELYTTIKIMASGVKSKDPDVRMGLNQHYPSFKPPPFQYHHRNPMGIGVTATNFTTHNIPQTFTTAIRCTKCGKSVDNMPELHKHILACASASDKKRYTPKKNPVPLKQTVQPKNGMVVIAGPGKNAFRRMGQPKRLNFNVEISKMSSNKLKISALKKKNQLVQKAILQKKKSAQQKAELKNNPSETDSHICPYCNREFTYIGSLNKHASYSCPKKPISPSSKKNSSKKSAASSPANSDKGSNQRRRTADAEIKMQSTQPHLGKTRARTSGPAQLQLPSASFKSKQNVKFVPSMRSKKPNSSSSLRNSSPVRVSKMSHVDGKKTKVVSKNNSSGISSKASRKLHVRIQRNNKAVLPSKSAVASKKKADRFSVKSRERIGGPITRSLQQAANAEAAESKRDESSTKQELKDFSCRLRMASRCPSSSSHNPSSRQCKKSSSTTSHFFKA
- the PRDM2 gene encoding PR domain zinc finger protein 2 isoform X3; translated protein: MNQNTTDSPVAVETLDDVPEHVLRGLPEDVRLFPSAVDKTRLGVWATKSILKGKKFGPFVGDKKKRSQVKSNVYMWEVYYPNLGWMCVDATDPEKGNWLRYINWARSGKEQNLFPLEINRTIYYKSLKPIAAGEELLVWYNGEDDPAIAAAIEEERASARSRRHSPKARRGKKKTQEGKNKGKKAAETKQKKTDLDSTSADMRDSKEAHKEEDETPSVSAVLSLEQTAVIQEMVNQDVLPKLMIPSPTNETQVVTEDKQGEAINCASDDLDDDEEEDEEEEDEEEIEDTNMPRENAGMPLICEEKLDSMEEQKSTSEESPESSPKKKLVVKIPKAEGESNGDVQETFMFPCQHCERKFTTKQGLERHMHIHISTLNHAFKCRYCGKAFGTQINRRRHERRHEAGPKRKPFLTLTSSQHLDNVADNQVIVDDGLKDDLNVSSLVQDSVVLDSEKVSQEMSNSTFAEENKEPKELHPCKYCKKVFGTHTNMRRHQRRVHERHLIPKGVRRKGFFTEEPPLPTEPAPAVQSVYIASTEIEEEGEGDDVYLMDISSNISENLNYYIDGKIQSNSSTSNCDVIQMESNSADLYGLNCIISPVTVEISTNLKVTQTHVNEPPKEPASSGSSESKKRRTASPPLVPKIKTEIDPEPITPTSSLNLPLSISTESLPFHKEKGVYLSSKLKQLLQTQDNKKITPSSEIPKIGPSVTSTSVLPPVSSRFKRRTSSPPSSPQHSPVLRDFVKSGEGKTVWNDNVRSSKMPKLESHSNSPAWSLTGREDKETLSPLCFEEYKISKDWTAAPTFGNVCNQQPLDLSSGMKQRSDVKSKTQVPWESVLDLSVHKKPCSDAEIREYKENSTHATCSGVKKKKPTTCMLQKVLLNEYNGTEAAPDSALGTDSAASPSKALEPEAEPDVDPALSASSSTDTQPLSSAASPVPQASAAPAVCQLPPLLTPTNPPSPPPCLPVLTVATSPPPLLPTMPLPIPDVSASATNTSSCPSPLSNTTTQSPLPVLSPTVSPSPSPVPSVEPLISAASPGPPTLSSSSSSSSSSSFSSSSSSSSPSPPPLSVVSSVVSSADNLESSLPIIKQEEAESEQQKAREDPHTSSESGVVQETFNKSFVCNVCESPFLSIKDLTKHLSIHAEEWPFKCEFCVQLFRDKTDLSEHRFLLHGVGNIFVCSVCKKEFAFLCNLQQHQRDLHPDKECTHHEFESGTLRPQNFTDPSKANAEHMQNLPEDSLEPSKEEEDEDLNDSSEELYTTIKIMASGVKSKDPDVRMGLNQHYPSFKPPPFQYHHRNPMGIGVTATNFTTHNIPQTFTTAIRCTKCGKSVDNMPELHKHILACASASDKKRYTPKKNPVPLKQTVQPKNGMVVIAGPGKNAFRRMGQPKRLNFNVEISKMSSNKLKISALKKKNQLVQKAILQKKKSAQQKAELKNNPSETDSHICPYCNREFTYIGSLNKHASYSCPKKPISPSSKKNSSKKSAASSPANSDKGSNQRRRTADAEIKMQSTQPHLGKTRARTSGPAQLQLPSASFKSKQNVKFVPSMRSKKPNSSSSLRNSSPVRVSKMSHVDGKKTKVVSKNNSSGISSKASRKLHVRIQRNNKAVLPSKSAVASKKKADRFSVKSRERIGGPITRSLQQAANAEAAESKRDESSTKQELKDFSFAGGL